In Trichoderma atroviride chromosome 2, complete sequence, one DNA window encodes the following:
- a CDS encoding uncharacterized protein (BUSCO:EOG092D1LTM): MASQVAPLPRVKLASGPAPMTAEQRYWKSFKNPLLIPSPTNFPITHVSSNSDSFAVTTGTRVQIYSTRSRKLLKTITRFSDVARSGEIRRDGRVLVAGDDTGRIQVFDVGSRAILRTWLDHKQPVWTTKFSPVELTTLLSTSDDKTVRLWDLPSSEPTSTFVGHSDYVRTGSFMPGTMANMVVSGSYDSTVKLWDPRTGNNSAVMTFKHAAPVESVLPLPTGTTVLAAAGNAVSVLDLVAARPLHLITNHQKTVTSMSLASGGRRLVTGSLEGHVKMFETTGWNVVNSIKYQAPILSVCVIPSNDSSDDDRHLAVGMQSGVLSVRTRLTGTEAARHREREKEMQALVAGTIDSLDAQKQKRKRRVEATKRLDLLGESADVVIANQGRPNKKKERPWQADLRHARYSKALDQVIDRSSSEYSPLNVLTLLLALRHRSAIRDALENRDEQSVEPVLKWVCGHICDPRYVSICVEVGVQLLDLYAEYVGASAELHQGFRTLHRRVKLEVERAQIACQSGGMLESLMMSAV; encoded by the coding sequence ATGGCCTCACAAGTGGCGCCCCTGCCGAGGGTCAAGCTCGCGTCTGGCCCCGCGCCCATGACGGCAGAGCAGCGTTACTGGAAGTCGTTCAAGAACCCTCTTTTGATTCCTTCGCCGACCAATTTCCCCATCACGCACGTCTCAAGCAACAGCGACTCATTTGCCGTGACGACGGGCACCCGTGTGCAGATCTACTCGACCCGCAGCCGGAAGCTGCTCAAGACAATCACCCGGTTTAGTGATGTGGCACGAAGCGGAGAGATTCGCCGGGACGGCCGCGTTCTGGTGGCGGGAGACGATACGGGCAGGATACAGGTGTTTGACGTGGGGTCGCGGGCTATCCTGAGGACGTGGCTGGATCACAAGCAGCCGGTGTGGACGACCAAGTTCTCGCCCGTGGAACTGACTACTCTGCTGAGTACGAGCGACGACAAGACAGTTAGACTGTGGGATTTGCCCAGCAGCGAGCCGACGAGCACGTTTGTGGGCCACTCGGATTACGTGCGGACTGGAAGCTTCATGCCGGGCACGATGGCGAACATGGTGGTGTCTGGAAGTTACGACTCCACGGTTAAGCTGTGGGATCCGCGAACGGGCAACAACTCTGCCGTCATGACGTTTAAGCACGCCGCTCCCGTCGAGAGTGTGCTTCCTCTGCCGACTGGAACGACTGTTTTGGCGGCCGCCGGCAATGCTGTCAGCGTTCTCGATCTGGTCGCTGCACGACCACTACATCTCATCACAAATCACCAGAAGACAGTTACCTCTATGAGCCTTGCCTCTGGCGGCCGCCGTCTCGTCACTGGTAGTTTAGAAGGCCATGTCAAGATGTTTGAAACGACAGGATGGAACGTTGTCAACAGCATCAAGTACCAAGCCCCCATCCTGTCAGTCTGCGTCATCCCCTCCAACGATTCCTCAGACGACGATCGCCATCTCGCAGTCGGCATGCAGTCCGGCGTGCTCAGCGTTCGCACACGACTTACCGGTACTGAGGCCGCGCGCCATCGTGAGCGCGAGAAGGAAATGCAGGCGCTCGTTGCCGGCACAATTGACTCCCTCGAtgcgcagaagcagaagcgcaAACGCCGCGTCGAAGCCACCAAGCGTCTGGATCTGCTCGGCGAGAGTGCCGACGTTGTCATTGCCAATCAGGGCCGCCCtaataagaagaaggagagaccGTGGCAAGCCGACCTTCGCCACGCCCGCTATTCCAAGGCCCTCGACCAGGTCATTGACCGTTCATCGTCTGAGTACTCCCCCCTAAACGTCCTAACACTGCTGCTTGCGCTTCGTCATCGCAGCGCCATCCGAGATGCGCTGGAGAACCGCGACGAGCAGAGCGTGGAGCCCGTGCTGAAATGGGTGTGCGGACACATTTGCGACCCTCGCTACGTGAGCATCTGCGTGGAAGTCGGTGTTCAGCTGCTGGATCTGTATGCCGAATACGTTGGCGCGTCAGCGGAGCTGCATCAGGGCTTCAGGACTCTGCACAGGAGAGTCAAGCTCGAGGTTGAGAGGGCGCAGATAGCTTGTCAGAGTGGAGGTATGTTGGAGAGCTTAATGATGAGTGCTGTATGA